The stretch of DNA TCGGGGTTCCTCTCCCTGTTTGTGTTGTCCTAAGAATAAGAACTGAGTTCCCAGATGACCAAGGACATTATGTTGGGTTCAGACCTGCCCTTGACTGAACCTGGACACATAGTTGGAAACAACCTGCTGCTTCTCAGGCCCATCAAACTGAGCAGACAGATTTTCAGGGACGGGGATTGACATCAGCTTGGCCACAAACGGGGCAGGGTCCTTGAAGACCTTTTCAAAGAGGAGGTCTAGGAACTGATTGATATAATCTGTGATACAGAAAAGCAGATTATTATGTTTACtgtttaaaagcttttttgttctgttttgatatttatttcttgttgcatgtttattttaatatgtatCTGTTgttgcatgattttttttaatatttattttttgctgcatgttttttttgatatttttttcttgttgtatgtttattttgatATGTATTTCTTgttgtatgtttattttgatatttatttcttgttgtatgtttattttgatatttatttcttgttgtatgtttattttgatatttatttcttgttgtatgtttattttgatatttatttcttGTTGCATGATTTttcttaacatttatttcttgttgcatgtttattttgatatttatttcttgttgcatgtttattttgaaattaatttcttgttgcatgtttattttgatatttatttcttgttgcatgtttatttttatatttatttcttgttgcatgttcatttttatgtttatttcttGTTGCATGCatattttgacatttatttattgtttgattttgttaTGACTATACTTTTCCTCATGTAAATCCCTGTTTTACTGCTATTAGTGCACTTTTTTGCCAGATAGAGCCtttgagagaaaaataacatGCTTAGGAGACACATAGGAACTGTATATGTAAATATAACGTTGGAAAAAAGTTCATCAGTACCTGCACAACATCCCAATAAAAGGGAAGACAAAATTCTTTGGTGCAAACTGCAGAATGACGATGTGTAAAGACTCCAGCGAAGAGGTCTGTCACATCTTTTAGGACCCTCTTGTTGGTGAGTACTTTCTCATAGTCTGCTGAAGGCTGGTGTTCCTGTAATGCATCCACACAAAAAGGAAACACCACAAAGGGGATACAATCACTTTGTTTTGGCAAATTAAGTTTACACACTTGCTCTCAACCATTTATGTTTGTCCCTTGAGGTTCTTTGTGATGTAGACAGATGGGGAAAATGGGATCTTCATGGGTGTGAATGTCCTGCATGTGGTTGAGGATGGAGGTCCACTTTGCCACCCTCTCTAACCCTGATGCTGATGAAGCTGCTGTCCagtagattttctttttttatataccaCATAGCCACTTCTGCAGTTTCTCACAGTCTTTGTTCTGGGGAATCCTTGCAACTTTCTTGGACAGTCCTAATGCGGCAACACAACTGTTTATCTGTCTTGCTTTATTTACAGCATGTAGCAAAGCTACATGCTGGGTTTTGCAACCCACAACCGAGctagttctgtatttagttttaccggtagccatcactccttcgATATAGAGAAAAACAATTCACGGACTTTCGCCAAAGTTTTCAttaggttgggggtggagttaccagcggaggggagggttttttctttcccgatttagcttgtgacatcacaaacttagaaaatttgaaacaaagcaattttctctgtgttttaggACTTGCACaaaccacaaacaaatgactggatggCTTTATTTCACATTctgtgtgccggtggacactcaagttacgtCATGTGttcaaaaaagcagaaaaagtggattatttatatgtctcctttaagtaGGCTACAGCAGTTCCAACTTTGTGACAAAGTGCAATAGTgtcaataaaaagaaaaaataaataaattcaaccCTAAAAGTAGCACGAGACACATCTCAGTTGGCCCTGTCACTAGTATTTGAGCTTGATGGCGGAAGGAATAAGTGTTTGCGTACCTATTTGTCCTCCTGCTGGGTGCGAGATAGTGCCTCCCAGAGGGCATCAAGGCAAACATCACTTTAAGAACATTAATGTGGATGGCCAATGATGTTCTTTGCTTTTTGGAGCACCTGCCTGCTCCATAGAGAGTGCGCATATAGGAATCTGCACACACATGGTCCTGGTTTTTACAATGTTGGAGAGGCTATTTTTGTCTTTCACTGACAACCCATAAAACCAACACATGAATGAAAAGGTTCAATacgcttaataaaataatgataaaaagagAGCTCCCTTGCTTCCACACTCCTCTCCCATTGATGGGACTTAATCTCTGAGCGACAAGCCCTGACTCTCAGGGCCTCCAGTGTCTCCTGTCtcggactctacccgggaatgatgcacatattcggactcgggcggaCCGGGGCTTTCTGCTAATACCCCTTTCGGCCCAATCTGAGCACATTTTAAAACCGATGGGATAAGCAGCATCAAAGCAAGAGACTTCCCTTGCTTTGACACTCCTCCCAGTAACGGGACAGGCGAGATTTCCTAGAGTGTGAAAAGACTTGTAAGTTATGTAGTCCATCACCATCATTTGTCTGTCAATTCCTCCATTTCCTCCTTATTGGATTGTTTGATTCCTGTGTTTTCCTTTGTTCAATTCGGCTTTTGGTGAGTTTCCCCTCATTTTACTTGTCCGTTGTATGAACAGCAGCCTCTAAGATAACTCACAAGATTTGGGTTAATGCAGACAAGTCATTTATGTGTTCTGATTCAGTGCAAAAATTTGACTCTCTGAGCGACAAGGCCTGACTTCTAGTGTCTAgtgtttccaatttttttttagtttacgcCTCATGACATTTGACCTCACGTGTGAGATCTGGACGAGAACAAGATTTGTGTGAAAAGGCCTATTGGCTCCAATCATGTGCAAGGAGGCTCACATGCGCCCCCTACTTGAATAAAGAGTACTGCCTTCCTCAAGTAGTGCATTTTCACTGCCGCTTTATAATCGATCAATAGATATGTAACAATATTTGTAGTTCACATGCCTTTTCAGCCCAGCACGACTTTGTTTTACAAACTGAAAGCTGCTCCTGTGCTGAGGAGTGAACTGTGTGTTCCTGTCTTTAACTCAGTCACCTGTGATGTCTCTCTGTGCTGAGCAGGCTGAGCGTCTCCTCGGTGTGTGTGAGGTGTCAGGGCCCATTGTGTCCGGTTGATGCCGGAGTGAGGCAGAGTGATGATCAGAGCCGCCGATGCCCTTTTCTTCTGATCACACATTACTGTGCAACAGACTGCTGTCAGAGCAGCAGCACCGGCGCTGAGACGAGTGCAAAGGCCAACGTCCATCAAACAGGCGTGAGCGTAACCTCCACACGGCTCCACTGCTCACACCTGTCCATCAGACGGCTCCAACACACTGGAGCTGCTGATCCCTGACAGCCCTGCATTCATTCTCACTTTTTACATCATCTGTCCTCAGAATCAACGAGGCTGTTAAAAACCAGTCACAAGACAACATGATCACCATTGAAGTCTAAACACCAACTGGTGCATGTAACAAATGAGTCAAACTCCAGTCTCAAAATAACATTGTAACTTATGGATCTGTACAATTGACTGGTCTGAGTACTCAATGTGTCAGAAACCAGTCACAGGGTGACATGACCAGTGTTGGTCAAGTTACTTGGAAATAGTAATTAGTTTGTGATCCATTTAGTAATGCAGTTACTTTAgtgattacttattttaaatagtaACTAGGTCACTGTAAACCCAGATTTTGTTTCTAATTAAACTTACGAGTGATCATTActtattcttttatgtttagtaAAAATCTGCTATCATTACTAAACAACATTAGTTGTTTGTACTATTTAGCTGAAAGATTCATTGCACTAATCAGGTTTAGCAGAGATAACTTGGTATGTTTACTTTCATAAGAAAGGGGAGGGGGCTAATTCAAAAACCTGTCTGGTCACGTGACAAGACCAGCATCTAGTAACGTGCGTCCAAGGGGCTCTACACCTAGCGGGATGAGCACAGGCATCGGCAGCAGACGGTACCCTGACCAGGAAGAAACCTTACTCCAAGTGGAATGGTTAGTATGTAAAATAACTATTGTAGACTAGTTATAGTTATCTTTGTGGGATAATTTGTTGACGCAGCTTTTTTCTGTCTAATGTTACTGTTTGAACCTGTGCATGGCGTGAATACGTGCTTATTGCTAACACTAAAGTTAGCTAATGTCCACTCAAAAGTGTCAGCTGAAGTTAGCTTAGTGTTAACAGTCTGAGGACTCCTCACATACCGGCGAGTTTGCTCGACTGTATCACAGTGTTTCCCACACATAGATTCGACATAACTCCGAACGCCACAGATTAACaccgaccaaaaaaaaaaaaaagtttcaacaCCGACAGTCCATATTGCGTTTCGTTATTCTTTTTTTACGCTATTTAAAATATGCAGCATATTCGTTCAGCTGCATTTCCTTTCCCTGCTCTCTCTTCCTcgcgctctctctctcactcacacgTATCTAGGGTGGCCTAGACGGTCCGGTTTTTAGTCCGCCGTCCAGCGCAGCCTTGAGACGGGCGGCCATTTGTCCTCCTTCTGACATGACGTAACCCACGACACGCTTTTCTTCATGTATAAACGGTTCACAAATAATAAGTAGTCAAATAGAAATAGTTTGTGACAGTTCATATGGttaatcatttgttttagaagtgtttagatttttttttttttttttttttttaaagttagaaCCGAAGGTGAAGTATCCCCTCTGCCTGCAGCAGGTGCAGGTGAGAGGAGACGGGCGGGAGGAGAAGCAGTTAGAATGTGCTAAACACGGAGTTTCAACTTGACTTTTGCGGGTAAAAGCAAAAGTTTTCCAGTCAGTATTGATCCCCTGTACCGCCAGGACTTTATACAGCTAACCTAGGACGGTTTTGGTGAGTTTCTTTTAGTTATATCTTATTTTCGGAAATGTGACGAGTTAACAGCATACTGTAACGGGCTAATTAAGACTCAAACTCCATCtgtaaaacagcaaaaaacttAATTTCTTCAATAAATCTAGGCTTCAATAGAACATTTTGTAGCTTATTTTGGAGCTCATGTTGAAATTTATAATGATACAGTCTgagaagtctttttttttttaaaatggatttaccacttttaatctcaggggacagtcacgtttttctcttttaaatctgTGATACATTCAACGGCCACACACGGACAACACCAACAcgcacaacaacacacaacacagacacggacaacaccaacactcacaacacacaccaacaacacagacatggacaacacccacacaccaacaacacacacagcTTTTAATGGACTTACCACTTTATTCTCAAGGGACATCTGTAAATTTGTTAGTGGGGTTTTTGAGAATtcccaagtttttttttctcagaatagTACTGATAGTTTGGTTCATAAAATGGTGATAAGTGTTTATCAAAGCCCAGTGTAACATTCTCAAATATTTTGACTTGAAATCATCACTCAATTATGAAATTAGTTGGAGATTAGTAACTTAATCTATTCATCGTTCATTTCTCTTATTACATAGATGTGTAAAACTATTTCTTGATGATACATTGCACCTCTACATAAACAGGTATGTATTTGTATCTATTTTTGTGATCCACATAGCAATGACTCAGAATTGAATGGCCTTTGGATATGTATATTTCTAATGACCTAATTATTGTTTCTATTCCCAAGATGACTGCAAACCAGAAGATGACCTTGAGGGTCATTCTAACAGAGGCGGATATAAGAAAAGTCATCCTAACTACAAGGCCCTCTACAGTCGAAGATTTGATAAGCAAGCTTAAAGAATCACTGGGACTTCATTATAACTTCAGTCTCCAATACCAAGACCCTGAATTCAATAATGAACTATGCAATCTGACAGATACTGAAGAACTTCCCGAAAAACCAACAGTTAAAGTCATACCTCTCCTTGAGCTGGTACCAGTCTCATCTGATGAAGTCTTCAGTGACACACCCAGTACAGCAGATACGGACATACTCTCACACTCATCTCAGGAGCGACAGAAACAGTGGCCAGAATTTTTTTGTAAtcccaaccttttctgttgATGTAGAGTATAGACTTAGGCAAGCAGATCTGCTGTTTATGAGTGAGGGTGCATACCTTAAAGTATCAAAAGAACTAAAACATGAGATACTTGAAATATTGGCAGAGAGCATGTATGGCTACACAGCATACCCGACTGCTGCTCAGTTCGAAAGTGTTGCGGCAGCACTGATAAGCAAGcacccttgtctccaggagCGAGGCTCAACCACTCGCTGTTGTGGTTGGAAAAATAGTCTAAAGCATAAAATGGCTAATTATAGAACAAAGCGTAGGCAATCAGGATGCCTTGATGTTGCAGTAAATGCAGGTAAGCGGGGAAGGCATTCAGCAGGACAACCAGCTAACAAGCGCATCAAGAAGGCAAACAAAGGTGAATTCAACTACTTGCCCAACTTTCCGGATGGATTTGATCAGGCAGCCCTGGAGGGGGCCTGCAAAGACTTGGTCGATGAAATGCAGAAGAGAACACCAAATGGACCTCTTGTGAAACAGAAGATGGATCAGACGTTTGCTTTGCGAAGAAAAGAGGTAGTGGAGTCGGAACCTGCCATAAGCACGATGGTGAAACGCTGGCCTGCCCTTTTCACTGAAGATCAAGTATGattaagaaagagaaaacaaataactattttctattttatataaTGTGTCTAGAAATATATTTCTCTTGTCCTCTTTAAGGAAAACATTAGTAGTTTTATTCATGGATGTTTTTCAGCACTACCTTGCAGATGGCTTAGCTGCCTTGTATAGTTCAGTTGATCTAAgttcagttgttttttgttctctGTATTTTTCAGGTGTTCATGGAGTTCAGCAGGATTGTGGGCAAGAACCTCAAGCAGGAATTCTATGAAAGCATCGATCGGCACAGTCCTCGTCTCCTCGAGTTATTTCAATCCAAGAGAGGGAATGTTGGACAGTTGTTGACACAGATTTCACTACAGACCAATGTAGGTCCATACACATTATGTACT from Gouania willdenowi chromosome 9, fGouWil2.1, whole genome shotgun sequence encodes:
- the LOC114470102 gene encoding uncharacterized protein LOC114470102 produces the protein MANYRTKRRQSGCLDVAVNAGKRGRHSAGQPANKRIKKANKGEFNYLPNFPDGFDQAALEGACKDLVDEMQKRTPNGPLVKQKMDQTFALRRKEVVESEPAISTMVKRWPALFTEDQVFMEFSRIVGKNLKQEFYESIDRHSPRLLELFQSKRGNVGQLLTQISLQTNTTEPTAIRTQVLRGLPIILGDSPTNFFKVGFESDDDSFRDLDIGILLIEREGAVLTSSQHLSPASLKIIIEREVVMDNIQDLPKAMCILFGLTYALHLNYSKTMKLTFQFIQQVLLSLGHTDLKPKLQTLKNQLAM